Proteins encoded by one window of Lycium barbarum isolate Lr01 chromosome 11, ASM1917538v2, whole genome shotgun sequence:
- the LOC132619019 gene encoding uncharacterized protein LOC132619019 isoform X1, which yields MAGISIIKKAIANSLFLSSNVSRVCFSSTPTSSEGYHASKEYKRKPDNDKGFNDDRTVADAGDRILEMNEKNKKSMEESMAKIEKKIKDAKKKEETSIADNIKEKTSEMVHETKDKVKKKAHDVKEKTKDTMESIEENTKQKMHDAWEATKETTHKIKESVVGKWDGDKESIEDHTGRKKKENVELKKRTRESGGKKH from the exons ATGGCAGGTATATCAATCATCAAAAAAGCCATAGCCAATTCTCTCTTCCTCAGCAGCAATGTCTCTCGTGTTTGCTTCTCCTCCACCCCTACTTCTTCTGAG GGGTACCATGCATCAAAAGAATATAAAAGAAAACCGGACAACGATAAAGGTTTTAATGACGATCGGACCGTGGCAGACGCAGGGGATAGGATTCTCGAGATGAAcgaaaaaaataagaaaagcaTGGAAGAATCCATGGCAAAAATCGAAAAGAAAATCAAAGAtgcaaagaaaaaagaagagacTAGCATTGCAGATAACATCAAGGAGAAGACAAGTGAAATGGTACATGAAACTAAAGATAAAGTAAAGAAGAAAGCCCATGATGTGAAGGAAAAGACTAAAGACACAATGGAGTCTATAGAG GAGAATACAAAGCAGAAAATGCATGACGCATGGGAGGCAACCAAGGAGACAACACACAAAATTAAAGAAAGTGTTGTTGGTAAATGGGATGGTGATAAAGAATCTATTGAAGATCATACTGgcagaaagaagaaagaaaatgtggAGTTGAAGAAACGTACTAGAGAGTCTGGTGGCAAGAAACATTGA
- the LOC132619019 gene encoding uncharacterized protein LOC132619019 isoform X2 produces the protein MRFHWGYHASKEYKRKPDNDKGFNDDRTVADAGDRILEMNEKNKKSMEESMAKIEKKIKDAKKKEETSIADNIKEKTSEMVHETKDKVKKKAHDVKEKTKDTMESIEENTKQKMHDAWEATKETTHKIKESVVGKWDGDKESIEDHTGRKKKENVELKKRTRESGGKKH, from the exons ATGAGATTTCATTGG GGGTACCATGCATCAAAAGAATATAAAAGAAAACCGGACAACGATAAAGGTTTTAATGACGATCGGACCGTGGCAGACGCAGGGGATAGGATTCTCGAGATGAAcgaaaaaaataagaaaagcaTGGAAGAATCCATGGCAAAAATCGAAAAGAAAATCAAAGAtgcaaagaaaaaagaagagacTAGCATTGCAGATAACATCAAGGAGAAGACAAGTGAAATGGTACATGAAACTAAAGATAAAGTAAAGAAGAAAGCCCATGATGTGAAGGAAAAGACTAAAGACACAATGGAGTCTATAGAG GAGAATACAAAGCAGAAAATGCATGACGCATGGGAGGCAACCAAGGAGACAACACACAAAATTAAAGAAAGTGTTGTTGGTAAATGGGATGGTGATAAAGAATCTATTGAAGATCATACTGgcagaaagaagaaagaaaatgtggAGTTGAAGAAACGTACTAGAGAGTCTGGTGGCAAGAAACATTGA
- the LOC132617553 gene encoding dof zinc finger protein DOF1.4-like isoform X2 has translation MLEDCKEKNMNNEKKMEKQISQDQQQEQQEALKCPRCDSSNTKFCYYNNYSLSQPRHFCKSCKRYWTRGGTLRNVPLGGASRKNKRTKKPNIITTYSPIPTSTNVGQQFHEPHVVDHINPLFNYGLSTSPFDLNIQFPRFSNISRVSNEDLGLGFSNGFKKIQDVVTSNCTSTTSHLSSYPIFGSSLISSSNTNLASLIAPNLHQQIFITNNEKFQDSNHKINQIEEMNYVDPSLSWAGDYVDPSNIR, from the exons atgctAGAAGACTGTAAGGAGAAGAATATG AATAATGagaaaaaaatggaaaaacaaaTTAGCCAAGATCAACAGCAAGAACAACAAGAAGCCCTCAAATGCCCTCGTTGTGATTCATCAAATACCAAATTTTGTTACTACAACAATTATAGTTTGTCTCAGCCAAGACACTTTTGCAAATCTTGTAAAAGGTATTGGACAAGAGGTGGAACCCTAAGGAATGTCCCTTTGGGCGGTGCCTCTAGGAAAAACAAAAGAACCAAGAAACCAAATATTATTACTACATATTCACCAATTCCTACTAGTACAAATGTTGGTCAACAGTTTCATGAACCCCACGTTGTTGATCATATTAATCCATTGTTTAATTATGGATTATCCACAAGCCCTTTTGATCTCAACATTCAATTTCCAAGATTCTCCAATATTTCTAGGGTTTCCAATGAAGATCTTGGATTAGGGTTTTCTAATGGATTCAAGAAGATCCAAGATGTTGTGACTAGTAATTGCACTAGTACTACCTCACATCTTTCAAGCTACCCTATCTTTGGATCTTCATTAATATCTAGTTCAAATACAAATTTGGCCTCCCTTATAGCTCCTAACCTTCATCAACAAATTTTCATTACCAACAATGAGAAGTTTCAAGATTCTAATCATAAGATAAATCAGATTGAAGAGATGAACTATGTTGATCCTTCTCTCTCTTGGGCTGGTGATTATGTTGATCCTTCAAATATAAG GTAA
- the LOC132617553 gene encoding dof zinc finger protein DOF1.4-like isoform X1, whose product MLEDCKEKNMNNEKKMEKQISQDQQQEQQEALKCPRCDSSNTKFCYYNNYSLSQPRHFCKSCKRYWTRGGTLRNVPLGGASRKNKRTKKPNIITTYSPIPTSTNVGQQFHEPHVVDHINPLFNYGLSTSPFDLNIQFPRFSNISRVSNEDLGLGFSNGFKKIQDVVTSNCTSTTSHLSSYPIFGSSLISSSNTNLASLIAPNLHQQIFITNNEKFQDSNHKINQIEEMNYVDPSLSWAGDYVDPSNIRSSLPSLI is encoded by the exons atgctAGAAGACTGTAAGGAGAAGAATATG AATAATGagaaaaaaatggaaaaacaaaTTAGCCAAGATCAACAGCAAGAACAACAAGAAGCCCTCAAATGCCCTCGTTGTGATTCATCAAATACCAAATTTTGTTACTACAACAATTATAGTTTGTCTCAGCCAAGACACTTTTGCAAATCTTGTAAAAGGTATTGGACAAGAGGTGGAACCCTAAGGAATGTCCCTTTGGGCGGTGCCTCTAGGAAAAACAAAAGAACCAAGAAACCAAATATTATTACTACATATTCACCAATTCCTACTAGTACAAATGTTGGTCAACAGTTTCATGAACCCCACGTTGTTGATCATATTAATCCATTGTTTAATTATGGATTATCCACAAGCCCTTTTGATCTCAACATTCAATTTCCAAGATTCTCCAATATTTCTAGGGTTTCCAATGAAGATCTTGGATTAGGGTTTTCTAATGGATTCAAGAAGATCCAAGATGTTGTGACTAGTAATTGCACTAGTACTACCTCACATCTTTCAAGCTACCCTATCTTTGGATCTTCATTAATATCTAGTTCAAATACAAATTTGGCCTCCCTTATAGCTCCTAACCTTCATCAACAAATTTTCATTACCAACAATGAGAAGTTTCAAGATTCTAATCATAAGATAAATCAGATTGAAGAGATGAACTATGTTGATCCTTCTCTCTCTTGGGCTGGTGATTATGTTGATCCTTCAAATATAAGGTCTTCACTCCCATCTCTGATCTAG
- the LOC132618869 gene encoding dormancy-associated protein 1-like isoform X2, producing the protein MVLDGWDDVMAGPHPTTGIIKGLSISTSAGEGGEGSSRNYHRSLSMPGSPVTPGTPVTPTSTHSPTARKENVWRSVFHPGSNIATKRIGAEVFDKPSHPNAPTVYDWLYSGDTRSKHQ; encoded by the exons ATGGTGTTAGATGGTTGGGATGATGTTATGGCTGGGCCCCACCCTACTACTGGAATAATAAAGGGCCTTTCCATCAGCACTTCTG CTGGGGAAGGAGGGGAAGGATCAAGCAGGAACTACCACAGGTCACTGTCGATGCCGGGGAGCCCGGTGACACCGGGAACTCCGGTGACGCCAACGTCAACACACTCGCCAACGGCGCgtaaagagaatgtgtggaggaGTGTGTTCCACCCAGGGAGCAACATTGCCACCAAGAGAATTGGTGCTGAAGTCTTTGACAAGCCTTCTCATCCCAATGCTCCTACTGTTTATGACTG GCTCTACAGTGGGGATACCAGATCCAAGCATCAGTGA
- the LOC132618869 gene encoding dormancy-associated protein 1-like isoform X1: MVLIEKLWDDVMAGPQPDKGLGKLPKSITLLQTRAGEGGEGSSRNYHRSLSMPGSPVTPGTPVTPTSTHSPTARKENVWRSVFHPGSNIATKRIGAEVFDKPSHPNAPTVYDWLYSGDTRSKHQ; encoded by the exons ATGGTGTTGATAGAAAAGCTGTGGGATGATGTTATGGCTGGACCTCAACCTGATAAAGGCCTTGGCAAGCTTCCAAAGTCCATTACTTTACTCCAAACTCGTG CTGGGGAAGGAGGGGAAGGATCAAGCAGGAACTACCACAGGTCACTGTCGATGCCGGGGAGCCCGGTGACACCGGGAACTCCGGTGACGCCAACGTCAACACACTCGCCAACGGCGCgtaaagagaatgtgtggaggaGTGTGTTCCACCCAGGGAGCAACATTGCCACCAAGAGAATTGGTGCTGAAGTCTTTGACAAGCCTTCTCATCCCAATGCTCCTACTGTTTATGACTG GCTCTACAGTGGGGATACCAGATCCAAGCATCAGTGA